A stretch of DNA from Solea solea chromosome 20, fSolSol10.1, whole genome shotgun sequence:
TTtttgcattcattttaaatgattaaaacattatttaatacactataatgcagtaaattgtaaataactgccagatattggaagttattctgggaaaaatgggcaaaagcactagTTACGGGATaattctctggtcctttttatggttaaatgaatttaaaaaaagtccagacagacattttgagggttaggtgttgaAGGGTGACGCTCGTCAGTAAACAGTAACTATTTACAAACCACACGCTGCAGGTTCATCAGAGCTTGTTTATTTGAATACGATACATGACAACAAGCCTCCTCAATCAAAACAGTATGAGTGtggtgttagcattagcatttacCGTCTGTCTTCACATCTCCATAATAAGCAGACTTCATCAGTAACTCTGAAATACGACATTTTCCATGGCGACTTAAAGCATTGAGGAAATAGTTGGTGAGAGATATTTTTAATGTGCAGACGTCTGAGCATCAGCCAGCGCTGAAGGCCTCTCTCTGTTTGAGCCATTGCATttgagtcgccccctgatggccgGTCTGTAGAACACAGGTTGCAGGGACCTCTGCATGCATTGTTATACACAGTACAGTCATTGTAAGCATGTGAGAAACATACTCCACCACGTGTCTCTGGCACCTCATCACTAttcaacagaaataaataaatatcaaactgATGAAAATCAATAAATCTATTTCATTCTAACCTTTGAGCCTCATGTTAAacgtgttgttattattattactcgcACTGATGTGAATATGTACACATTATACCATGCTGCATGTAAATAGCTTGCAGGTTATCTGGTTTGTAAATGagatgtacgtgtgtgtgtgtgtgtgtgtgtgtgtgtgtgtgtgagtgggtggaaAAACCAAATGGGAAAATACAGAATCAATATTtaagaacacaacacaacactttgCTCAggacatgtaaaataaaagaaagaaagccagAAGACAGTTGTTGAAGTGATGACCATGCCAGCCGATGGTGGGTGTTTCTTGGCTGCAATTTGAATGTTTAATACTCACATTTATGGGCTGTGGTGGAGGAGAGACGATCAATAAGAGGCACGGTGAATATTCAGCAGCGCCGcggcttcattcattcattatgcaGCCTCTCAAGTCCTTTTATAAATACGCTGCAAAGAGCCCATGAAATACTTTTATATTGCTTTAGAAAATTAAACCTCACGTAGCGCATGAATCCAATTGTTGGCCCCACAGGTTGGTTTTTCAGAAGCCCGTCTGTGAGTGAGTCAGCAGCTTGTGGCCTAAAGATAAAGTTTAATTAAGCTAAAAGCTCCACTGGCTCCTCCATGACTTGTttccactccctccctcctccctccctccctcgctcgctcctccctccctcctccctctgaaaCGTTCTACCTCACCGGAAACTTCTGACTAATTggacatccccccccccccctccccccccccgccacaATCTTTGAGCCCAAATCAGATTAATGAGCAGCTCCGTTTCTGTGGCAGCGCTAACACTGACTCTTGGGGAAATTTCTTGCTTGGTCATGTAAACAAATGCTGATGAGTGACAGTGACACGGCTGCCACTGCGTCACTAATCACCGTGTCTTTGTCTTCTCTTCTCAGGCTATGGGCACGCGGCGCCGGGGACGGACGCGGGGAAGGCCTTCTGCATGTTTTATGCCGTGCTGGGAATCCCTCTGACCCTCGTCATGTTTCAAAGTCTCGGCGAGAGGATGAACACTTTTGTCAAGTACCTCCTGAAGCGCATTAAGAAGTGCTGCGGCATGAGAATCACTGACGTGTCCATGGAGAACATGGTGACTGTGGGGTTCTTCTCCTGCATTGGCACGCTGTGCATTGGCGCCGCGGCCTTTTCCCACTACGAGGACTGGAGTTTCTTTCAGTCCTACTATTACTGCTTCATCACGTTAACAACTATAGGCTTCGGGGACTTTGTGGCCCTTCAAAAGAACCGGGCCCTGCAGAAGAAGCCCCTGTATGTAGCCTTTAGCTTCATGTACATCCTGGTGGGCCTGACGGTCATCGGGGCCTTCCTCAACCTCGTGGTGCTCCGCTTTCTGACTATGAACAGTGAGGACGAGCGGCGGGACGCGGAGGAGCGGGCCTCGCTCGCCGGCAACAGGAACAGCATGATCATCCACATCCAGGACGAGACGTTACAGCGCGAGCGACAGCGACGCGAGCCGTACCGGGCGGAGGTGACCGACCTGCAGTCCGTCTGCTCCTGTATGCACTACCACTCGCACGAGTTTGGCAGTTCCGGGAGAGGGATGGGAGGTCTCGGCTGTGCCTTTTCCCATCAGAACTCCTTCAGCTCACAGCTGCACCCCAATCAGTACTTTCACTCAGTATCTTACAGGATCGAGGAGATTTCGCCCAGCACCTTGAAAAACAGCTTCTTCCCGTCGCCCATCAGCTCGGTGTCTCCGGGCCTCCACAGCTTCACAGATAATCACCAGCTCATGAGGAGAAGGAAATCCATCTAAAGCCCGACACACATGGGACAACGAGGGTCCATGTTTTATACAGAAGGTCACACACAGTTCCAATGCTGCTCCTTTACCAAATCTTATTTCAGcactttcttttgtttcctttgatgtaatatactgtataaagtaTTCTTGGGGAACAGATGACGACGAACACTGCGCAGGACGGCAAGTGTGGACACAACGGGATGCAAAGCATGAAGCATGGATGTCTATTTTTTCAAGAGATTgctccatttaaaaaacaccacacagacTATATATGAGACCTTCCTTATTCATATATTTGCAGTACAGAATTGATAATATATGAACTTTGGTCACATGCCAAATGATGCACACATGACAAATGCTATTTTTCAAAAGGGGGAAATGCTCGTTTCACCTTAACTTGAAGAACCTTGTCCCCTTCTATACTCCTCCATTGCGTCACTGCAGATAGAGAATATAGCATCAGGTATTGTTTTCTATAAGCAATTATGTATTCCGATGGTTTTGTCACACATCAAGCCAAAATTATTGTTGCCAATATTAGCATGTGCATTGGATGTCATTGAAGCGAGTGTGCCATGGGTTTTGTGACATCATTCTTAGGTCTGTTTGCAGAACAGATGCATGATGGGTAACAGTTTGTCTTGGATATAAAGGACCATGCTGCTGTTATTGACGTTTTCCCTTCATATGGGGAATCTTTAATCTGTCACCCACTGTCTTCCCTCATGACGAGTCTTCAAATGATTCCAGTGGTGAAATCCttgtttagtttttctcttGTTGACATTCACTCAAGGTGCCCTGGCTCTTCTTTTACCTCAAGCGCTTGTGCCAATATTCATGAATCATAGCAGAATGAATCCCTCCATAAAAGAGGTAGAGATACAAGTATGCTGTCATGTCACATGAATCCAGTGGTTCCATGACAGTGGACATTACCGTGACCCTGAAGGTAACTGTCGCACATGTAACGTCTAACATTTCCGGGAACATGTTCTGCTCGCCCGACCCGTGTCAGCCTTTCGGGATCATCTCTGTAGCGTGTGAACCAGTGTCCTGCATGCTCACCACAGATGTCCATCCATTTTCAtgctccacaggagggtcgcgttgacatagggcgaaaaggcggggtacaacctggacggtttccctgtccatcacagggacacaacaaccattccctctcactctcacacctatggtcaatcgagagcgtccaattaacctaatcactgtactgcatgtatttggactgtggaaggaagccgGAGAGcccggagaaaagccacgcacacacggggagaacacgcaaactccatgcagaaagaccctcgtTCCGACCGGGCCtccaaacccgggtcttcttgcttcaCAAAAACCACATCTGACCCAGACAGTCTC
This window harbors:
- the kcnk9 gene encoding potassium channel subfamily K member 9, producing MALRTSRTWFGQVLRRVSRLQGSWSRRSSSLLCLSANQEQDLGFCRRDQYKAGDYCSDSGVRRGHIHRSAPVCASVSRRCPHGFPNACCAIPGNPRGHEPLGRRFLLAMKRQNVRTLSLIICTFTYLLVGAAVFDALESDFEMREKEQLEAEEKRLQGKYNISEDDYRKLESIIMEAEPHRAGVQWKFAGSFYFAITVITTIGYGHAAPGTDAGKAFCMFYAVLGIPLTLVMFQSLGERMNTFVKYLLKRIKKCCGMRITDVSMENMVTVGFFSCIGTLCIGAAAFSHYEDWSFFQSYYYCFITLTTIGFGDFVALQKNRALQKKPLYVAFSFMYILVGLTVIGAFLNLVVLRFLTMNSEDERRDAEERASLAGNRNSMIIHIQDETLQRERQRREPYRAEVTDLQSVCSCMHYHSHEFGSSGRGMGGLGCAFSHQNSFSSQLHPNQYFHSVSYRIEEISPSTLKNSFFPSPISSVSPGLHSFTDNHQLMRRRKSI